The Chitinophaga flava genome has a segment encoding these proteins:
- a CDS encoding MarR family winged helix-turn-helix transcriptional regulator, with translation MDKDLLKKIRKLSQLHAYTSIQMHEAIGRKAGLTGTDHKYLGFLIQKGQMTAGELAALTGLTTGAVTGLIDRLEKKNLVKRQFAENDRRKVIIEPNTDNINALLVPLYKEFRNKSEKLIASFSNKDVKVLETYFSKAIEIMNETTDKLKI, from the coding sequence ATGGATAAAGACTTGCTCAAAAAAATAAGGAAACTGAGCCAGCTGCATGCATATACCTCTATTCAGATGCACGAAGCCATCGGCCGAAAGGCAGGACTCACGGGTACCGACCACAAATATTTAGGGTTTTTAATACAAAAGGGGCAAATGACGGCAGGCGAGCTGGCGGCTTTAACAGGCCTGACCACCGGAGCTGTAACAGGTCTGATAGACAGACTCGAAAAGAAAAACCTGGTAAAAAGACAGTTTGCTGAAAACGACAGACGGAAGGTGATCATCGAACCCAATACGGATAACATCAATGCGCTTTTAGTGCCGCTTTACAAAGAATTCCGGAACAAGTCAGAAAAACTGATTGCTTCATTCTCCAACAAGGATGTCAAGGTGCTTGAAACCTACTTCTCAAAAGCAATCGAAATAATGAATGAAACAACAGATAAACTAAAAATATGA
- the ppsA gene encoding phosphoenolpyruvate synthase has product MSSYILGFQEVDKTKLAMVGGKGANLGELSRIEEVQVPDGFCISTEAFRRIMEETPSIYELLDRLSLLKTEDREKIAELSRELRSVIEGVTIPEDISEEISHHLFRLGEKNAYAVRSSATVEDLPAASFAGQQDTYLNIIGKAAILQHVSRCWASLFTERAVTYRLQQGFDHRKVYLSVLIQKMVFPQAAGILFTADPVTSSRKVVSIDAGFGLGEALVSGLVNADSYKVSNGKIIDKKISTKKLAIYAVKEGGTRQQALEPEWQNSQVLTDEQILQLERIGRKIEAHFGHPQDIEWCWADDTCYIVQSRPITTLYPIPETNDAENHVYVSVGHQQMMTDPIKPLGLSFFLLFTPARMRTAGGRLFVDVAPNLSTPAGREYLLNTIGQSDPLIKDALLIIMEREDFIKENEEPDAKSHPPRLDLQATIENDPAIVADLIKCCETSLEGLKQNIQGKSGPGLFDFIREDLQQLRKTMFDAGSIRVIIAAINASAWINERMNAWLGEKNVADKLSQSVPNNITSEMGLALMDVADVIRPYREVTDYLQHVKDENFLDGLIQFEGGQEIRDTLYAYLNKYGMRCAGEIDFTKPRWSEKPATLISMILSNIRNFEPGAGKRKFEQGLEEAFSKEQSLLERLKLLPDGEQKADETKRKIDLIRNFSGYREYPKYSIVNHYFVYKQALLKEAEQLVQAGTIQEKEDVYYLTFEEFQEVVRTNKLDYQIISKRKEEYKWYEKLTPPRVITSDGEIITGKYKRENIPAEAIAGLPVSSGIIEGRARVILNMEDAELEEGDILVTAFTDPSWTPLFVAIKGLVTEVGGLMTHGAVIAREYGLAAVVGVENATRLIKDGQRIRVNGTGGYVEIL; this is encoded by the coding sequence ATGAGTTCCTATATACTTGGTTTTCAGGAAGTCGATAAGACAAAGTTGGCCATGGTGGGGGGAAAGGGCGCGAACCTGGGAGAGCTTTCCAGGATAGAAGAAGTGCAGGTGCCGGATGGATTTTGTATCTCCACGGAAGCCTTTAGGCGAATCATGGAGGAAACGCCATCCATATACGAATTACTGGATCGGTTATCATTGCTAAAAACGGAAGACCGGGAGAAGATCGCTGAATTAAGCCGGGAGCTCCGTAGTGTTATTGAAGGAGTGACTATCCCTGAAGATATTAGTGAAGAGATCTCCCATCACCTTTTCCGACTTGGTGAAAAAAATGCCTATGCGGTACGGTCCAGCGCCACTGTAGAGGATTTGCCGGCAGCCTCTTTTGCCGGCCAGCAGGATACGTATCTGAACATCATCGGAAAAGCGGCCATCCTGCAGCATGTCAGCAGGTGCTGGGCCTCGCTGTTTACGGAGCGGGCAGTGACTTACCGTCTTCAGCAGGGTTTTGATCATCGTAAAGTATATCTGTCTGTGCTTATTCAGAAGATGGTCTTTCCACAGGCGGCAGGAATATTGTTTACTGCCGATCCTGTCACATCCAGCAGGAAGGTGGTGTCTATTGATGCGGGCTTCGGACTTGGAGAGGCACTCGTCTCCGGTCTGGTGAATGCAGATAGTTATAAGGTGAGTAATGGTAAGATAATCGACAAGAAAATATCCACTAAGAAACTGGCTATTTATGCAGTGAAAGAAGGAGGCACCAGGCAACAAGCGCTGGAGCCTGAGTGGCAGAACAGTCAGGTCCTGACGGATGAGCAGATTTTGCAGCTTGAACGCATAGGCAGAAAGATCGAAGCACATTTCGGTCATCCTCAGGATATCGAATGGTGTTGGGCAGATGATACCTGTTATATTGTCCAGAGCAGGCCTATCACTACTTTATATCCCATTCCTGAAACTAATGATGCTGAAAATCATGTCTATGTATCTGTAGGGCATCAGCAAATGATGACTGATCCCATAAAACCACTGGGATTGTCTTTTTTCCTGCTATTTACGCCCGCCCGCATGCGTACTGCAGGAGGAAGATTGTTTGTTGATGTGGCGCCTAATCTGTCTACACCGGCTGGCAGAGAATATTTGCTGAATACCATCGGACAATCCGATCCGCTTATAAAAGATGCGCTCCTGATTATCATGGAGCGGGAAGATTTTATAAAAGAGAACGAAGAACCGGATGCTAAAAGTCATCCGCCAAGATTGGATCTTCAGGCAACCATCGAAAACGATCCGGCCATCGTTGCTGATTTGATAAAGTGCTGTGAAACATCGCTGGAAGGGTTAAAACAAAACATCCAAGGGAAATCCGGACCGGGATTATTTGATTTTATCCGGGAAGATTTACAGCAACTGAGGAAGACGATGTTTGATGCGGGCAGTATACGGGTGATTATAGCTGCTATTAATGCTTCTGCATGGATCAATGAAAGGATGAATGCGTGGTTGGGTGAAAAAAATGTAGCGGATAAACTTTCTCAATCCGTACCCAACAATATTACTTCGGAAATGGGACTGGCACTGATGGATGTTGCAGATGTGATACGTCCTTATCGCGAAGTAACAGACTATTTACAACACGTAAAAGATGAGAACTTCCTGGATGGACTGATTCAATTTGAAGGTGGACAGGAGATCAGGGATACGCTTTACGCTTATCTTAACAAGTATGGAATGCGTTGTGCCGGGGAAATCGATTTTACTAAACCGCGTTGGAGCGAAAAGCCCGCCACACTCATTTCCATGATACTCAGTAATATCAGAAACTTTGAGCCTGGCGCCGGCAAACGAAAATTTGAGCAGGGACTAGAGGAAGCTTTCAGTAAAGAACAATCGTTATTGGAGCGACTGAAACTATTACCGGATGGCGAACAAAAAGCAGATGAAACAAAACGAAAGATCGACCTGATCAGAAATTTTAGTGGTTATCGTGAGTATCCGAAATACAGCATTGTAAATCATTACTTCGTTTATAAGCAGGCTTTGCTAAAGGAAGCAGAACAGCTTGTGCAGGCCGGTACCATCCAGGAAAAGGAAGACGTATACTATCTCACTTTTGAAGAATTTCAGGAGGTAGTACGTACCAATAAACTGGATTACCAGATCATCAGCAAACGAAAAGAGGAGTACAAATGGTATGAAAAACTGACGCCACCACGGGTTATCACATCTGATGGTGAAATTATAACGGGGAAGTATAAACGGGAAAATATCCCTGCGGAAGCTATTGCAGGGCTGCCTGTTTCTTCCGGAATAATAGAAGGGCGGGCCCGTGTTATCTTAAACATGGAAGATGCTGAGCTGGAAGAGGGAGATATATTGGTGACTGCTTTTACTGACCCCAGTTGGACACCGTTATTTGTAGCCATAAAAGGTCTGGTCACTGAAGTGGGTGGATTGATGACCCATGGAGCCGTCATAGCGCGGGAATACGGTCTGGCGGCAGTGGTGGGAGTGGAGAACGCGACCAGGCTGATCAAAGACGGACAGCGCATCCGGGTGAATGGAACAGGCGGATATGTGGAAATACTATAG
- a CDS encoding helix-turn-helix domain-containing protein codes for MRLTLREENTGGELLLFKEEAGFDRLFFTRDRFNKYFTIAWNPGESQTVTIDGTDYEFPANTLLTLLFNQTFSFENSADIVAWQFNREFYCIIDHDSEVSCVGFLFSSTDHLFIKLGDQARQKLQLLSDVFTEEFRTSDHIQSEMLLVLLKRLIIYVTQLAKLGYTPTKKLQDERFHIIRKFNLLVEANFKTEHSVSFYAGQLCKSPKTLSNLFAIYNQKTPSQIIQERITVEAKRLLRYTDKSIKHITFELGFEDVPYFSNFFKKNAGASPSDFRNAAVISNEGK; via the coding sequence ATGAGGCTTACACTAAGGGAGGAGAACACCGGTGGGGAACTGTTGCTTTTTAAGGAAGAAGCAGGTTTTGACAGATTATTTTTTACCAGAGACCGGTTCAATAAGTATTTTACGATTGCGTGGAACCCGGGAGAAAGCCAGACTGTTACCATTGATGGAACTGACTATGAATTCCCGGCCAATACCCTCCTGACTCTTTTGTTTAACCAGACATTCAGTTTTGAAAATTCAGCAGACATCGTTGCCTGGCAGTTTAACCGGGAATTTTATTGTATTATCGATCACGATAGTGAAGTGAGCTGTGTTGGTTTCCTCTTTAGTAGTACCGATCATTTGTTCATAAAGCTGGGTGATCAGGCCCGACAAAAACTACAGCTCCTATCCGATGTTTTCACGGAGGAATTCAGGACTTCAGACCATATCCAGAGCGAAATGCTGCTGGTATTGTTAAAACGACTGATTATCTATGTAACGCAGCTGGCAAAGCTGGGATATACGCCCACCAAAAAGCTGCAGGATGAAAGGTTTCATATTATCCGAAAATTCAACCTCCTTGTTGAAGCCAATTTCAAGACAGAACACTCCGTTAGCTTTTATGCCGGGCAGCTTTGCAAATCGCCCAAAACCCTGTCTAATCTTTTTGCCATCTACAATCAGAAGACTCCTTCCCAGATCATCCAGGAAAGGATTACGGTGGAGGCTAAACGACTTTTGCGTTACACCGACAAATCGATTAAACACATCACCTTTGAGCTGGGTTTTGAAGATGTACCCTATTTCTCCAACTTCTTCAAAAAGAACGCCGGAGCATCGCCTTCCGATTTCAGAAATGCCGCAGTAATATCCAATGAAGGGAAATAA
- a CDS encoding FAD-dependent monooxygenase, translating to MKVTLENTESAQNHAIYDVIISGAGPVGLFLACELALAQCSVLVLEKAEHPHSPLKQLPFGMRGLSAPTVEAFYRRGLLDQLEIPKRVKNPHSSPTTAQGLPLRRQAGHFAGIPFHFDNIDTSQWKYRLPGSTDTSLLSEMEELESVLTHRAEALGVHIRRGFAITGFHQNEDGVTVQAGDGAFKGQWLVGCDGSRSVVRKMGGFEFAGTEPEFTGYSTLMDIADPEKLGHGRNLTATGMYLQSQPGYVIIQDFDGGAFHNTEKPVTLEHVQEVLRRISNTDVTIKALHVATTWTDRARQATAYRNGHVLLAGDAAHIHSPLGGQGLNLGLGDAMNLGWKLAATIQKKAPAGLLDSYHTERHPIGVQVLDWSRAQVAIMKPEPPARALNAIVRDLMNTRDGATYIAGRVWGIFTHYHLGGDHPLTGHSVPNFAFEDGTTLGELMHDGRGILLDFDRNVSLKTLANEYGDRIRYISGSVKDRLGISALLVRPDGIVAWASDNNPDYSELQKAAARWF from the coding sequence ATGAAAGTTACACTTGAAAACACGGAATCCGCGCAAAATCATGCTATTTACGATGTTATCATTTCCGGTGCAGGGCCTGTAGGATTATTCCTCGCCTGTGAACTGGCCCTGGCCCAATGTTCTGTCCTGGTACTCGAAAAGGCGGAGCATCCGCACTCACCATTAAAACAACTTCCTTTCGGAATGCGGGGGCTCTCAGCACCTACTGTTGAAGCGTTTTACCGTCGTGGGCTGTTAGATCAACTTGAAATACCCAAACGCGTTAAAAATCCCCATAGCAGCCCAACTACCGCGCAAGGGCTACCACTCCGTCGTCAGGCCGGACACTTCGCCGGTATTCCATTTCATTTCGATAATATTGACACCTCCCAGTGGAAGTATCGTCTGCCGGGCTCCACCGACACCTCTTTATTGTCTGAAATGGAAGAGCTGGAATCTGTGCTGACACACCGTGCAGAAGCCCTGGGTGTGCACATCAGGCGCGGTTTTGCCATTACAGGCTTCCATCAAAACGAGGATGGGGTGACTGTTCAGGCTGGTGACGGGGCTTTTAAAGGTCAGTGGCTCGTAGGTTGTGATGGCAGCCGCAGCGTTGTCCGCAAGATGGGCGGTTTCGAATTCGCCGGTACAGAGCCGGAATTTACCGGTTATTCTACACTAATGGATATTGCAGACCCCGAAAAACTTGGCCATGGCCGCAATCTCACGGCAACAGGTATGTATCTGCAATCGCAGCCAGGCTATGTGATCATACAGGATTTTGATGGCGGAGCATTTCATAATACAGAAAAGCCCGTCACGCTGGAACATGTGCAGGAGGTTTTACGCCGTATCTCGAATACCGATGTAACTATCAAGGCCCTGCATGTAGCGACTACCTGGACTGACAGGGCACGGCAGGCCACTGCCTACCGCAATGGACACGTACTTTTAGCCGGCGATGCCGCGCATATTCATTCGCCGTTGGGAGGTCAGGGGCTTAATCTCGGACTGGGTGATGCTATGAACCTGGGCTGGAAGCTCGCCGCAACCATCCAAAAGAAAGCACCGGCAGGCTTGCTGGACAGTTATCATACGGAACGACACCCAATTGGTGTACAGGTGCTGGATTGGTCACGGGCCCAGGTTGCTATCATGAAACCTGAACCGCCCGCCCGCGCGCTGAATGCAATTGTCCGCGACCTGATGAATACACGCGATGGTGCTACTTATATTGCGGGAAGGGTATGGGGTATTTTCACACACTATCATCTCGGTGGCGATCATCCACTGACAGGTCACAGTGTCCCCAACTTTGCGTTCGAAGATGGTACCACACTTGGCGAGTTAATGCACGATGGCCGCGGGATACTGCTTGATTTTGATAGAAATGTTTCCCTTAAAACGCTGGCGAATGAATATGGCGACCGAATCAGGTATATTTCAGGCAGTGTAAAAGACCGGTTAGGTATAAGTGCACTGCTGGTACGTCCTGATGGGATTGTCGCCTGGGCTTCTGACAATAACCCGGATTACAGTGAACTCCAAAAGGCCGCTGCCCGCTGGTTTTAG
- a CDS encoding alpha/beta hydrolase, giving the protein MKNQANLPAVKNIVLVHGAFADGSGYKSLYQSLTQQGYTVTIVQNPLTSLADDVTATRVALDAQDGPAILAGHSWGGAVITQAGNHPNVAGLVYIAAFQPDNNESALQWFQSMQPAPENGVLPPNEKGIVYYDKARYHAGFCADLSEEDAAFMYASQGAFYAECFVTPITDAAWRNKPTYGIVATDDKSIHPDIQRNMYKRSNTRVTEIKGSHAVYISQPQKVAAVIVEAAQEASL; this is encoded by the coding sequence ATGAAAAATCAGGCAAACCTCCCAGCAGTAAAAAACATCGTTTTAGTACACGGCGCATTCGCTGATGGCTCCGGTTACAAAAGTCTCTATCAATCCCTTACCCAACAAGGATATACCGTTACTATCGTACAAAATCCACTAACTTCTCTGGCAGACGATGTGACTGCGACCAGGGTTGCACTGGACGCCCAGGATGGCCCTGCCATCCTCGCCGGGCACTCCTGGGGCGGCGCTGTTATTACGCAGGCGGGCAACCATCCCAATGTGGCAGGACTTGTTTATATCGCAGCCTTCCAGCCAGATAATAATGAGTCTGCATTGCAGTGGTTTCAGAGCATGCAGCCAGCTCCTGAAAATGGGGTACTTCCTCCAAATGAAAAAGGAATTGTTTATTATGATAAAGCCAGGTACCATGCCGGTTTCTGTGCAGATCTGAGTGAAGAAGATGCCGCCTTCATGTATGCTTCACAAGGCGCATTTTATGCCGAATGTTTTGTTACCCCGATCACCGATGCCGCCTGGAGAAACAAACCCACTTATGGCATCGTTGCTACAGACGACAAAAGTATCCATCCGGATATCCAGCGTAATATGTACAAACGCTCCAACACCAGAGTGACAGAGATCAAAGGCAGCCATGCTGTTTATATTTCACAACCACAAAAAGTAGCTGCTGTTATTGTTGAAGCAGCACAGGAAGCATCCCTTTAA
- a CDS encoding alpha/beta hydrolase translates to MKKQSLLSTLKAGIIALFTLAGTTTATTAQTVKNVVLVHGAFADGSGYKGVYEALTKQGFHVTVVQNPLTSLEDDVTATKLALDAQDGPAILAGHSWGGVVITQAGNHPKVAGLVYIAAFQPDNNESAIQWFQTAKPAPENGVLPPDEKGIVYYDKTKFHAGFCADLSKEEAAFMYASQGAFYGKCFATPVTAAAWRNKPTYGIIATEDKSINPDIQRNMYKRSNTKVTEIKGSHAVYVSQPQKVAAVIMQAAKEVSGK, encoded by the coding sequence ATGAAAAAGCAATCCTTACTCAGCACATTAAAAGCCGGTATCATAGCCCTCTTCACCTTAGCCGGCACAACTACAGCAACTACTGCGCAAACCGTAAAAAATGTAGTGTTGGTACATGGAGCCTTTGCTGATGGTTCTGGTTATAAGGGAGTTTATGAAGCCCTTACCAAACAGGGTTTCCATGTTACAGTGGTACAAAATCCATTAACTTCTCTGGAGGACGACGTAACAGCTACCAAACTTGCACTGGATGCTCAGGATGGTCCTGCTATCCTTGCCGGCCACTCCTGGGGAGGTGTTGTTATCACGCAGGCCGGTAACCACCCCAAAGTTGCGGGATTGGTTTATATCGCGGCTTTCCAGCCAGACAACAATGAGTCTGCCATACAATGGTTTCAAACTGCCAAACCCGCTCCTGAGAATGGCGTACTGCCTCCGGATGAGAAAGGCATCGTTTACTATGATAAAACAAAGTTCCATGCAGGTTTCTGTGCTGATTTGAGTAAGGAAGAAGCGGCATTCATGTATGCCTCACAAGGTGCCTTTTACGGTAAATGTTTTGCGACTCCTGTCACTGCTGCCGCCTGGAGAAACAAACCCACCTATGGCATCATTGCTACAGAAGACAAAAGTATTAACCCTGACATCCAACGTAATATGTACAAACGATCCAACACTAAGGTTACTGAGATCAAAGGCAGTCACGCTGTTTATGTATCACAACCGCAGAAAGTAGCCGCTGTCATTATGCAGGCCGCCAAAGAAGTGTCCGGCAAATAA